A genomic segment from Legionella quinlivanii encodes:
- a CDS encoding PRC-barrel domain-containing protein, with amino-acid sequence MGKRHVVKASEVSGVKVKNNAGEYLGDINEVVLDKISGRVNYLVLDFGGFMGFGNKFFAIPWHLFNYNKEDDCFVLQIEKERLKNAPGFDKDNWPNFADSSFASSLEKYYV; translated from the coding sequence ATGGGGAAGCGGCATGTAGTCAAAGCCAGTGAAGTCAGCGGAGTCAAGGTCAAAAATAATGCCGGAGAATATCTGGGCGATATTAACGAGGTGGTTCTTGATAAGATTTCAGGACGAGTGAACTATCTGGTTTTGGACTTTGGTGGTTTCATGGGGTTTGGTAATAAATTTTTTGCCATTCCCTGGCATTTATTCAACTACAATAAAGAAGATGACTGTTTTGTTTTGCAGATTGAGAAAGAGCGTCTGAAAAACGCTCCGGGATTTGACAAGGATAACTGGCCCAATTTTGCGGACAGTAGTTTTGCCTCGTCTCTGGAAAAATATTACGTATAA
- the ftsA gene encoding cell division protein FtsA, which yields MAKKSEKNIITGLDIGTSKVVALVGEVSSDGTIEVIGIGRHPSRGLKRGVVVDIEATVNSIQRAVQEAELMAGCEVRTVYAGIAGSHIRSLNSHGIVAIRDQEVSQADVERVIEAAKAVAIPADQKILHILPQEFIIDNQGSIREPAGMSGVRLEARVHIVTGAVSAAQNIAKCVRRCGLEVSDVILEQLASSHAVLTDDEKELGVCVLDIGGGTTDIAVFAEGAIQYTAVIPIAGDQVTNDIAMALRTPTKAAEAIKVNHACALPEFANADEMLEVISVNERPGRKISAKILADVVSARYEELFRLVRNELRRSGFENRIAAGMVITGGGSCVRGAIELAELCFEMPVRQGCAHHVAGLVEATSNPSLATGVGLLLHGFQQQYEGGYSVPTLSESGKSMWSRMREWFQGNF from the coding sequence ATGGCTAAAAAATCAGAAAAAAATATCATAACCGGTTTGGATATAGGAACATCAAAGGTAGTGGCGCTGGTTGGGGAAGTTAGCTCCGATGGAACTATTGAAGTGATCGGTATAGGGCGCCATCCATCTCGTGGTTTAAAACGTGGTGTAGTTGTCGATATTGAGGCAACTGTGAACTCAATACAGCGAGCAGTACAAGAGGCGGAACTAATGGCTGGCTGTGAAGTGCGAACTGTATATGCCGGGATCGCCGGCAGTCATATTCGCAGCCTTAACTCGCATGGCATTGTGGCTATTCGTGATCAGGAAGTCTCCCAGGCCGATGTTGAGCGGGTTATTGAAGCAGCAAAAGCAGTCGCCATTCCCGCTGATCAAAAAATCCTGCATATCCTTCCTCAGGAATTCATTATTGACAATCAGGGGAGCATCCGCGAACCAGCCGGCATGTCCGGTGTTCGGCTTGAAGCCCGCGTGCATATTGTAACCGGAGCGGTGAGTGCTGCACAGAATATAGCAAAGTGTGTGCGCCGCTGTGGTCTTGAAGTATCGGATGTCATTCTCGAGCAATTGGCATCCAGTCATGCGGTGCTTACTGATGATGAAAAAGAATTAGGCGTCTGCGTATTGGACATTGGCGGGGGTACAACAGACATCGCTGTTTTCGCCGAAGGAGCTATTCAATATACTGCGGTGATTCCAATAGCCGGCGATCAGGTAACCAATGATATAGCGATGGCGTTAAGAACCCCAACCAAAGCGGCAGAAGCGATTAAAGTCAATCATGCCTGTGCCTTGCCCGAATTTGCGAACGCTGATGAAATGCTGGAAGTCATTAGCGTCAATGAGCGTCCCGGTCGAAAAATTTCCGCAAAAATCCTGGCTGATGTGGTTTCGGCGCGTTATGAAGAACTATTCAGGCTGGTTAGAAACGAATTAAGACGCAGCGGGTTTGAAAATCGAATTGCTGCGGGAATGGTCATAACCGGTGGCGGCTCCTGCGTGCGCGGTGCTATTGAACTGGCGGAATTATGTTTTGAAATGCCGGTAAGGCAGGGATGTGCACATCATGTGGCAGGATTAGTGGAGGCGACAAGCAACCCCTCACTGGCTACAGGGGTGGGTTTACTGCTGCACGGATTTCAACAGCAATATGAGGGAGGCTACAGCGTGCCGACTCTTAGCGAGAGTGGTAAAAGCATGTGGTCAAGAATGCGGGAATGGTTTCAAGGGAATTTTTAA
- a CDS encoding DUF2845 domain-containing protein has protein sequence MNIHRLLAGLFIALCLSDLSFAMRCKQSLVFEGDSKYIVERKCGPPLAKDIYQDSSLLVNNFDIPYGVASDVYEVWTYQQSPNEFLYEVLFQNGRVIAISANRSF, from the coding sequence ATGAACATTCACCGATTGCTAGCTGGTTTGTTTATTGCTTTGTGCCTCTCCGATTTGAGTTTTGCAATGCGCTGTAAGCAGTCATTGGTATTTGAAGGTGACAGCAAATATATTGTAGAGCGCAAATGCGGCCCTCCATTAGCAAAGGATATTTACCAGGACTCTTCCCTTCTGGTGAATAATTTCGATATTCCCTACGGTGTTGCTTCTGATGTGTATGAAGTCTGGACCTATCAGCAGTCTCCTAATGAGTTTCTCTACGAAGTGCTTTTTCAGAATGGCCGGGTCATTGCCATATCAGCAAACAGGAGCTTTTAA
- a CDS encoding cell division protein FtsQ/DivIB: MDGEKGQLRYASVLSLLIACALFLAARLIYLFVADPERFPISTVKIAASYHHISHKQLEEVLEKYLNDSFFSLPVGRLHTELSAFEWTRQVHIERVWPDTLKITLVEKIPFAKWNDAMLTEDGEMFNEGNSQTDMLLPELSGPSNQYREVLQVYKKMSKILSIYGLHASSLELRDNHAWELGLDNGVQLRLGKRDLEKRILRFCKAYPAVFAEKSAQLASVDLRYPRGMAVQWKNEAGR; encoded by the coding sequence ATGGATGGGGAAAAAGGGCAACTGCGCTATGCGAGTGTATTATCACTGTTAATCGCCTGCGCCCTTTTTTTGGCGGCGCGTTTGATTTATTTATTTGTGGCAGATCCAGAACGCTTCCCAATAAGTACTGTAAAGATAGCTGCCAGCTACCACCATATTTCGCATAAGCAGTTGGAAGAAGTACTGGAAAAATATTTAAATGACAGCTTTTTCTCTTTGCCGGTAGGAAGACTGCATACGGAGTTATCAGCTTTTGAATGGACTCGTCAAGTGCATATTGAACGAGTCTGGCCGGACACTCTGAAAATAACCCTGGTAGAAAAAATTCCATTCGCGAAGTGGAATGACGCTATGCTGACTGAAGATGGGGAAATGTTCAATGAGGGCAATTCTCAAACAGATATGTTGCTACCGGAGCTGAGTGGACCGTCTAATCAATACAGAGAAGTCTTACAAGTTTACAAAAAAATGAGTAAGATATTATCAATTTATGGTTTGCACGCATCCTCACTGGAATTACGCGACAATCATGCCTGGGAGCTTGGTTTGGATAATGGCGTGCAATTGCGACTGGGTAAGCGGGACCTGGAAAAGCGAATATTAAGGTTTTGTAAGGCTTATCCAGCAGTTTTTGCCGAAAAATCAGCGCAATTGGCAAGTGTCGATCTACGCTATCCGCGTGGTATGGCAGTGCAATGGAAAAATGAAGCGGGAAGATAA
- the lpxC gene encoding UDP-3-O-acyl-N-acetylglucosamine deacetylase, with the protein MIKQRTPKKVIQATGVGLHSGDKVLLTLRPAPINTGIVFRRIDLNPVVEIPAVYDYVGDTMLCTSLLHQGVKVATVEHLLSALAGLGIDNAYVDINAPELPIMDGSAAPFVFLIQSAGIREQSAAKRFIRILKPIRVEDNGKYVQFLPYNGYKVSFTIDFDHPVFNDKPQTATFDFSNTSYVKEVCRARTFGFLSDYEKLRENDLAKGGSLDNAIVVDEYRVLNEDGLRFDSEFVTHKVLDAIGDLYLLGCGLIGAFEGYKSGHELNNRLLRELMLRQDAWEYTYFDAENYMPAMPGFMPVEA; encoded by the coding sequence ATGATTAAACAAAGAACTCCTAAAAAGGTGATTCAAGCGACAGGTGTTGGTTTGCATTCTGGTGATAAAGTACTTTTAACCTTGCGTCCCGCTCCAATCAATACTGGCATCGTATTTAGACGTATCGATTTAAATCCCGTAGTCGAAATCCCTGCAGTTTATGATTATGTTGGCGATACCATGTTATGCACGTCATTACTGCATCAAGGGGTAAAAGTTGCTACAGTAGAGCATCTGCTTTCTGCGCTGGCTGGTTTAGGCATAGACAATGCCTATGTCGATATTAATGCGCCCGAACTGCCGATTATGGATGGCAGCGCCGCGCCTTTTGTTTTTCTGATTCAATCGGCCGGAATTCGTGAGCAAAGCGCCGCTAAACGCTTTATTCGCATTCTCAAGCCAATTCGTGTAGAAGATAATGGCAAGTATGTGCAATTTCTTCCTTACAACGGCTATAAAGTGTCATTTACCATTGATTTTGACCATCCCGTTTTTAATGACAAGCCGCAAACAGCGACTTTTGATTTCTCAAACACTTCCTATGTGAAAGAAGTTTGCCGGGCCAGAACTTTCGGTTTTCTTTCTGATTATGAAAAATTACGTGAAAATGATTTAGCCAAAGGTGGAAGCCTGGATAATGCGATTGTTGTTGATGAATACCGTGTTCTGAATGAAGATGGTCTTCGTTTCGACAGTGAGTTTGTCACCCATAAAGTGCTCGATGCCATCGGTGATTTGTACCTTCTGGGCTGTGGATTAATCGGTGCATTCGAAGGTTACAAATCTGGGCATGAACTCAATAATCGTCTGCTTAGAGAGCTGATGCTTCGTCAGGATGCCTGGGAATATACTTATTTTGACGCCGAAAATTACATGCCTGCCATGCCAGGTTTTATGCCTGTAGAAGCCTGA
- a CDS encoding class I SAM-dependent methyltransferase encodes MDNNINSNPLNYIHGYNQKETQRLYQQAKLIYHFAHQDLPFQKKERLLEIGSGVGAQTALLLKDFPNLHVTGIDREPGQVEQARHYLSTLPWTKWPDGTPRYEFLVMDATNLKLEKNKYDCAYFCYVLEHMQQPDLVLSCVREVLQPGSPISCYEELNETAYIYPPLPNVSTYWKAMNELQHEMGCDGDIGVRLGNLLLDAGFQNIQTQVHTFHHDNRNFSKKTEFFYYFRDILLTCSQTLLETRRISWETHDLMLEEINEAAQNPESAIVFFNMQALGSA; translated from the coding sequence ATGGACAACAATATAAACAGCAACCCACTCAATTACATTCATGGATATAATCAAAAAGAAACCCAGCGTTTATACCAGCAAGCCAAACTGATTTACCATTTTGCACATCAGGATCTGCCATTTCAGAAAAAAGAGCGATTGCTGGAAATAGGCTCAGGCGTTGGCGCTCAAACGGCACTTCTCCTGAAGGATTTTCCCAATCTCCATGTAACAGGAATTGATCGTGAGCCGGGGCAAGTTGAGCAGGCGAGACACTATTTGTCCACCCTCCCCTGGACCAAATGGCCTGATGGTACTCCACGATATGAATTTCTGGTAATGGACGCTACCAACCTTAAACTGGAAAAGAACAAGTATGATTGCGCGTATTTCTGCTATGTCCTGGAGCATATGCAGCAACCGGATCTGGTCTTATCCTGTGTACGGGAAGTACTTCAACCGGGCTCACCCATTTCCTGCTATGAAGAGCTCAACGAAACAGCGTACATTTACCCTCCATTGCCTAACGTCAGCACTTATTGGAAAGCCATGAATGAATTACAGCATGAAATGGGCTGTGATGGCGATATTGGCGTGCGCCTCGGTAACCTGTTATTGGATGCAGGATTTCAGAATATTCAAACCCAGGTTCATACCTTCCATCATGACAATCGAAATTTCAGTAAAAAAACGGAGTTTTTTTATTATTTTCGTGATATTTTGCTGACCTGTTCTCAAACCTTGCTTGAGACAAGACGAATTTCCTGGGAAACACATGATTTAATGCTGGAGGAAATTAACGAAGCGGCACAAAATCCCGAAAGCGCGATTGTGTTTTTTAATATGCAGGCGCTTGGATCAGCTTAA
- a CDS encoding DUF721 domain-containing protein, with the protein MRRINHCMNKQLQSICQKAVEIDKLNLLVKQFLPTHLSEHCRVSSFSKGTLTVQIDDPAWATELRYSLPELRDALRKEGLYQLISVKLALANENYTLPSSNKKKRQYLSATTCSSLHALSEVCSFEPLRNALRDLANNHKHPTDT; encoded by the coding sequence ATGCGGCGTATCAATCATTGCATGAACAAACAACTGCAATCCATCTGTCAAAAGGCAGTAGAAATTGACAAGCTTAATTTACTGGTAAAACAATTTTTACCGACTCATTTAAGTGAACACTGCCGTGTCAGCAGTTTTAGCAAGGGAACGTTGACGGTACAAATCGATGATCCCGCCTGGGCAACCGAATTACGTTATAGCTTGCCTGAGCTGCGCGATGCCTTAAGAAAAGAAGGCCTGTATCAGCTGATATCGGTTAAACTGGCACTGGCAAATGAAAACTACACCCTGCCCTCCTCCAACAAAAAAAAGCGTCAATATCTTTCAGCCACTACTTGTTCTTCCTTACACGCATTAAGCGAGGTGTGCAGCTTCGAGCCTTTGCGAAACGCCTTGAGGGATCTGGCAAACAACCATAAACATCCGACCGATACTTGA
- a CDS encoding PH domain-containing protein, with protein sequence MIDSDSNVVYVARLHWIIFLGPFVMACLAMLLGIYIEQIKIVALVFLIFALAWAAVTWVNYHFSSLTIRRKQVILRAGIMVRNTIDIPLGKIESIDIRQSIIGSLFRYGSLMITGTGGTRYSINFLDKPLTCRRYIEQLMHEP encoded by the coding sequence ATGATCGATAGCGACAGTAATGTGGTATATGTGGCCAGACTCCACTGGATAATTTTTTTAGGCCCGTTTGTGATGGCCTGTTTGGCCATGCTGTTAGGGATTTATATCGAACAGATTAAAATTGTCGCTTTGGTTTTCTTAATCTTTGCTTTAGCCTGGGCTGCGGTAACCTGGGTCAATTACCATTTTTCTTCCTTAACTATACGAAGAAAGCAGGTCATCTTGCGTGCTGGCATCATGGTCCGCAATACTATTGATATTCCCTTGGGTAAAATTGAGAGTATCGATATTCGCCAATCCATTATTGGCAGTTTATTTCGCTATGGTTCTTTGATGATTACAGGAACCGGAGGAACGCGTTATTCAATTAACTTTTTAGATAAACCTTTGACCTGCAGACGCTACATTGAACAATTAATGCATGAGCCATAA
- the ftsZ gene encoding cell division protein FtsZ encodes MFELTQSQDNSAVIKVVGVGGGGGNALEHMVAENIDGVEFICANTDAQALKNSNAKVHIQLGDNLTKGLGAGANPQIGREAAEEDRDRIREVLEGADMVFITAGMGGGTGTGAAPVFAEVAKELNILTVAVVTKPFSFEGKQRALAADEGIRRLAEHVDSLITIPNNKLLSVLGKNISLLNAFKAANNVLLGAVKGISDLITRPGLINVDFADVRTVMSEMGMAMMGTGSATGEQRARQAAEAAIASPLLEDVNFSGARGILVNITAGLDMSIGEFEEVGDVVKEFISDDATVVVGTVIDPDMTDEMRVTVIVTGLGDPNRGRQQQQQPQYAGIAKTRASESMRSDGTFDYQQYERPAVMRKQATPAMQSSAAKSNEPAIPDVDYLDIPAFLRRQEEQVES; translated from the coding sequence ATGTTTGAATTAACGCAAAGCCAGGACAACAGTGCCGTTATCAAAGTGGTTGGAGTTGGCGGCGGAGGCGGTAATGCGCTTGAGCATATGGTCGCTGAAAATATTGATGGAGTTGAATTTATCTGTGCCAATACTGATGCACAGGCATTAAAAAACTCCAACGCGAAAGTTCATATTCAATTAGGTGATAATCTCACCAAAGGGCTTGGTGCAGGTGCCAATCCGCAAATTGGCCGCGAGGCGGCGGAAGAAGATCGTGACCGCATTCGCGAAGTGCTTGAAGGCGCGGACATGGTATTCATTACAGCGGGCATGGGCGGCGGTACCGGTACTGGTGCAGCTCCAGTGTTTGCTGAAGTGGCCAAGGAATTAAATATCCTTACTGTGGCGGTTGTCACCAAACCCTTCTCTTTTGAAGGCAAGCAACGAGCTCTGGCTGCTGATGAAGGGATCAGACGTCTTGCTGAGCATGTGGATTCATTAATTACAATTCCTAATAACAAGCTCTTAAGCGTTCTGGGTAAAAATATCAGCCTGCTGAATGCCTTTAAAGCGGCAAATAATGTATTGCTGGGTGCAGTAAAAGGGATTTCTGATTTAATCACTCGTCCGGGATTGATTAACGTGGATTTTGCTGACGTTCGTACAGTAATGTCTGAGATGGGCATGGCGATGATGGGCACCGGCAGCGCCACCGGCGAGCAACGAGCCAGACAAGCGGCAGAAGCAGCCATTGCCTCGCCTCTGCTGGAAGACGTGAATTTCTCAGGAGCACGCGGTATTCTCGTGAATATTACTGCCGGTCTTGATATGTCGATCGGCGAATTCGAAGAAGTGGGCGATGTAGTGAAAGAGTTCATTTCTGATGATGCCACAGTGGTTGTCGGTACAGTCATTGATCCGGATATGACCGATGAGATGCGAGTTACAGTCATCGTAACCGGTTTAGGTGATCCCAATCGCGGCAGGCAGCAACAACAGCAACCGCAATACGCGGGGATTGCCAAAACACGTGCCTCCGAATCAATGCGCAGCGATGGCACATTTGATTACCAGCAATATGAGAGACCCGCTGTAATGCGAAAGCAAGCGACTCCTGCGATGCAGTCTTCAGCTGCCAAATCAAACGAACCCGCCATTCCCGATGTCGATTATCTCGATATTCCGGCTTTCTTACGCCGCCAGGAAGAGCAGGTAGAGTCTTAA
- a CDS encoding phosphotransferase enzyme family protein, whose product MAVNQWVRNYFGDRILTERVLKKDPGHQLFYLRFIDGSEWIYKRFAQENWLGTTDYQSISNGEALKYQLNSNLAQHFNNYQAVSPSQIFREEHTIHLLYPYHQGKTIQKPEPEQAFVSGQVLARIHSSLKPDLAFQYWPALCWPSEFKLQSWIMDLIHLIESNSDYKKQDWVASHRDLHMGNLLWSGKELVAIIDWESAGLIHPFVELIGLAINCAAIPEGIFCETNFSMTLKGYQSISRLPQEDELLWYLCFHSWLLWLLHIWKMNAPEQFKPSLDAMNVIKCNLKPMQKIYRELQ is encoded by the coding sequence ATGGCAGTGAATCAATGGGTTAGAAATTATTTCGGGGATAGAATTCTCACTGAACGGGTTCTCAAAAAGGATCCGGGTCATCAGCTTTTCTATCTTCGCTTCATCGATGGGAGTGAATGGATTTATAAGCGGTTTGCCCAGGAAAACTGGCTGGGAACTACCGATTATCAATCGATATCGAATGGCGAAGCGCTGAAATACCAGTTGAATTCAAATCTGGCTCAGCATTTCAATAATTATCAGGCCGTTTCCCCCAGTCAAATTTTCAGAGAAGAGCATACTATTCACTTGCTTTATCCCTATCATCAGGGCAAAACCATCCAGAAACCTGAGCCTGAGCAGGCATTTGTGTCTGGGCAGGTGTTAGCGAGGATTCATTCCAGCCTGAAACCCGATTTAGCCTTTCAGTATTGGCCCGCACTCTGCTGGCCGTCCGAGTTTAAACTGCAATCCTGGATAATGGATTTAATTCATCTAATTGAAAGCAATTCCGATTACAAAAAACAGGATTGGGTTGCCAGTCACCGTGATTTGCATATGGGGAATCTGCTTTGGTCAGGTAAAGAGCTCGTTGCAATCATTGATTGGGAAAGTGCCGGTCTTATTCATCCCTTCGTTGAGTTAATTGGCCTGGCAATCAACTGTGCCGCTATACCAGAGGGAATTTTCTGTGAAACTAATTTTTCCATGACGCTAAAGGGCTACCAGTCTATCTCCAGGCTTCCTCAGGAGGATGAACTGTTATGGTATTTATGCTTCCATAGTTGGCTATTATGGTTATTGCATATCTGGAAAATGAATGCGCCTGAACAGTTCAAACCTAGTCTTGATGCGATGAACGTCATTAAATGCAATCTTAAGCCCATGCAAAAAATTTATCGGGAACTGCAATAG
- a CDS encoding autotransporter-associated beta strand repeat-containing protein → MRQCTGKVFIAAFFLQLPPSLVFAACTPGPVVVCSGATVTKVGNGPASDDWQVTVDANASITTGNEPAISLGDRAIIIIGENAVISNFGINNGGGYGAGANTIEFNNQSSLTIGVGARVEANGPQAFSEAVNFIGDGNVLTNYGTIQGGNSTAIYFQNVNTGLGQNIINNFGTITAGTTNEVIGQFGTEGIIFTQQTGALLNGNLTFGDGDDTLNIYTGSVITGTVDGGGGANTLTLNGLGTDTLSGEFTNFGTLIKQDIGTWTLSGSLGNYDNAHVANLLTASVIAGKLILTGNNANYLGTMTVGPLGILSGSASSLMPFITDNGLVEFNQLINEIYSGIITGSGGVQKIGPGTLTLNNIHSYQGSTFITQGALVVGDASNPTAALTGAGPVQVNPNTILTGYGLINGVVTNQGILGAGNSLGNLAGNAVGTLTLGSDLINAGLINLAGQFAIGNVLQVNGNYSTGMLPGALTLATFLNAGGPLANQVTDRLLITGSAADSTRVTVIPYLAAPFTSPLPSASTGISLIQVAGSSAQTTFQLLNNELIIPSSPYRFQLNAYGPGSIYGPADPEQNLVGNPGSYWDYRLQSVYMTPSGPVLPNQPVVDSRFAVAPQVPAYISAPQALFATEFEDISELHRRLGEIRNTIDENPKTHPEVFVRGFGDHLDYSTSRSFAQYGYNFSSRYSAVQFGTNLVKVKDSRGTLRIGVAGILGDLNYKPVAIDGSTNNSTHTETLSGLLTWQAQSGWYWDFIFGGGRFNEHIDSLSQTWLARLKGNNVDVSLETGYPIWLNWHQLVLEPELQIVYQQLQFHSQSDINQIGIHWQHPRQGIFRGGLRLLRTEDTTNHFITTYLEGNLLQGLGGGRIIRISNIGFDTGKFGTMLQLRGGLSGHLTPRLSIYGDIANQQDMASYGFHGWSYNGGLRYML, encoded by the coding sequence ATGCGTCAGTGCACAGGGAAAGTATTTATTGCTGCTTTTTTCTTACAACTACCCCCCTCACTTGTCTTTGCAGCCTGCACACCCGGCCCTGTGGTAGTTTGCAGTGGTGCGACAGTAACCAAAGTTGGGAATGGACCGGCGAGTGATGATTGGCAGGTTACGGTCGATGCGAATGCCTCAATAACGACAGGTAATGAGCCCGCTATTTCATTGGGGGACCGGGCAATCATTATTATTGGTGAAAACGCGGTAATATCCAATTTTGGCATTAATAACGGTGGCGGCTATGGCGCCGGGGCAAATACCATAGAGTTTAATAATCAATCCAGTTTGACCATTGGAGTGGGGGCTCGGGTTGAGGCCAATGGGCCGCAGGCATTTTCCGAAGCAGTAAATTTTATTGGGGATGGCAATGTTTTAACAAATTACGGCACTATTCAGGGAGGAAATAGTACGGCAATTTACTTTCAAAATGTGAATACCGGACTGGGCCAAAACATTATTAATAACTTTGGAACAATTACCGCTGGAACAACCAATGAAGTAATCGGCCAGTTTGGCACCGAGGGCATTATTTTTACACAGCAAACAGGAGCCCTGCTAAACGGCAATTTAACCTTCGGTGATGGCGATGATACTCTTAACATATATACTGGCTCGGTCATCACTGGCACAGTGGATGGCGGCGGCGGAGCCAATACACTAACACTTAATGGTTTAGGAACCGATACTCTATCAGGCGAGTTTACCAATTTTGGAACTTTAATTAAGCAGGATATCGGCACCTGGACGCTTTCCGGTTCTTTAGGCAATTATGATAATGCTCATGTGGCCAATCTGTTAACAGCGTCTGTTATTGCTGGAAAACTAATCTTAACAGGTAATAATGCGAATTATCTTGGCACGATGACGGTGGGTCCGCTTGGCATTTTATCAGGGAGTGCCAGCAGCCTGATGCCGTTTATTACTGACAATGGATTAGTCGAGTTTAATCAGTTGATAAACGAAATTTATTCCGGAATCATTACTGGCAGCGGCGGTGTGCAAAAAATTGGACCAGGCACCCTCACACTTAACAACATTCATTCTTATCAGGGTAGCACCTTCATTACCCAAGGCGCATTAGTTGTGGGTGATGCAAGTAATCCGACCGCGGCCCTGACCGGAGCAGGTCCTGTTCAGGTTAATCCCAATACCATACTGACTGGATATGGTTTGATAAATGGCGTTGTTACTAACCAGGGGATCCTGGGTGCGGGCAATTCCTTAGGCAATCTGGCGGGTAATGCCGTCGGCACCCTGACTTTAGGATCTGATTTAATCAATGCCGGCCTGATTAATCTTGCTGGACAGTTCGCTATAGGTAACGTTTTACAGGTGAATGGTAATTATAGTACCGGCATGCTTCCAGGCGCTTTGACCCTTGCTACGTTTTTAAATGCCGGAGGACCTTTAGCTAACCAGGTAACAGACAGACTTTTGATTACAGGGAGTGCTGCAGACAGTACCAGGGTTACAGTTATTCCATACCTGGCAGCACCTTTCACGAGTCCTTTACCTTCGGCATCCACGGGTATTTCATTAATTCAGGTGGCGGGTAGTTCGGCCCAAACCACTTTTCAACTGCTTAATAATGAATTGATTATTCCAAGCTCGCCCTATCGATTTCAGCTGAATGCTTATGGACCTGGCTCAATTTATGGTCCTGCTGATCCGGAGCAAAATCTGGTGGGTAATCCTGGCAGTTATTGGGATTACCGCTTACAAAGTGTCTACATGACGCCATCAGGTCCCGTACTCCCGAATCAGCCTGTAGTGGATTCCCGTTTTGCTGTTGCCCCCCAGGTTCCAGCTTATATCTCAGCCCCACAAGCACTGTTTGCTACAGAGTTTGAGGATATCAGTGAACTTCATCGACGATTAGGGGAAATTCGGAATACGATTGATGAAAACCCAAAGACTCATCCAGAGGTTTTTGTGCGAGGATTTGGTGACCATTTGGATTATTCCACCAGTCGTAGTTTTGCTCAATATGGATACAACTTTTCCAGTCGTTATTCAGCGGTTCAATTTGGTACAAATCTGGTTAAAGTGAAAGATAGTAGAGGAACATTGCGTATTGGTGTAGCAGGCATACTGGGGGATTTGAATTACAAACCTGTAGCTATCGATGGGTCAACTAACAATTCAACTCATACCGAAACCCTGTCAGGTCTACTCACCTGGCAGGCACAGTCAGGCTGGTACTGGGATTTTATTTTTGGCGGCGGGCGCTTTAATGAGCATATTGATTCTCTTTCTCAGACCTGGCTGGCCAGGTTAAAAGGGAATAACGTCGATGTTTCATTAGAGACAGGTTATCCCATATGGCTTAATTGGCATCAACTTGTTCTTGAACCGGAACTGCAAATAGTTTATCAGCAGCTACAATTTCATTCGCAATCAGATATAAACCAGATTGGTATCCATTGGCAGCACCCCAGGCAAGGTATTTTTCGGGGTGGTTTGCGTTTATTACGGACTGAAGATACCACAAACCATTTTATTACCACCTATCTTGAAGGTAATTTATTGCAGGGGTTAGGGGGCGGGCGTATTATCCGAATAAGCAATATTGGTTTTGATACTGGAAAATTTGGCACCATGTTACAGCTCCGGGGCGGCCTAAGTGGTCACTTAACTCCCCGCCTCAGTATTTATGGGGATATAGCTAACCAGCAGGATATGGCAAGCTACGGTTTTCATGGTTGGAGTTATAATGGAGGATTAAGATATATGTTATAA